A section of the Gloeobacter violaceus PCC 7421 genome encodes:
- the ispD gene encoding 2-C-methyl-D-erythritol 4-phosphate cytidylyltransferase: protein MHLLIPAAGRGSRMGADGNKLLLPLSGRPLLAWTLAAAAQAPSTRWIGIIGQPMDEEAIRLLAQKLGLRVPVHWIEGGETRQQSVYRGLLALPVEAQQVLIHDGARCLASPALFERCAAALAEFSAIVAAVPVKDTIKQVYPQSRQVEKTIPREQLWAAQTPQGGNVGRLKAAHAWAAAQAVAVTDDAALCELRGEPVQVVPGEETNLKITTPADLLVAEAILKTQLRQDPSP, encoded by the coding sequence ATGCACCTTTTGATTCCCGCCGCCGGGCGCGGTAGCCGCATGGGCGCAGACGGCAACAAGCTGCTCTTGCCGCTGTCGGGCCGGCCGCTTCTGGCCTGGACGCTCGCAGCAGCGGCACAAGCCCCTTCAACCCGCTGGATAGGCATCATCGGCCAGCCGATGGACGAAGAAGCGATCCGGTTACTGGCGCAGAAGCTGGGTCTGCGGGTGCCGGTGCACTGGATCGAAGGGGGCGAGACCCGTCAGCAGTCGGTTTACCGGGGGCTGCTCGCGCTTCCTGTAGAAGCGCAGCAGGTACTCATCCACGATGGAGCGCGCTGTCTGGCAAGCCCGGCCCTTTTCGAGCGCTGTGCCGCCGCACTGGCTGAATTTTCCGCCATCGTCGCCGCTGTGCCGGTCAAGGACACCATCAAACAGGTATACCCCCAGAGCCGTCAGGTGGAGAAAACCATTCCCCGCGAGCAGCTCTGGGCGGCCCAGACGCCCCAGGGCGGCAATGTCGGGAGGCTGAAAGCCGCCCACGCCTGGGCCGCTGCCCAAGCGGTCGCCGTCACCGACGACGCGGCGCTATGCGAACTGCGCGGCGAGCCGGTGCAGGTCGTCCCCGGCGAGGAAACCAATCTCAAGATCACCACGCCTGCAGATCTGTTGGTGGCCGAGGCTATCTTGAAAACACAGCTGCGCCAGGATCCCAGCCCATGA
- a CDS encoding DUF1995 family protein has product MSELPRTLDETLAQCSQALAATLESGKTRAQIDIKVPGLDVLFLVQGLAPALGESGWAAAFADPGAAALARRRLGSVGYDLRGLSELKLRGGEHRAVLVVEPSAIEVEMVEVIADRMAGKPFILLNSRLQEAGVVGIGLAGRQLRDRFLSTFEMAYAIQPFEGGSLYRAHPEPWQLWRETPEGDYTKVADFDTRPLGEDIDRALYPKKGEALLDGLRRFLRALGQ; this is encoded by the coding sequence ATGAGCGAACTGCCCCGCACCCTCGATGAGACCCTTGCGCAGTGCTCCCAGGCACTCGCAGCCACCCTCGAAAGCGGTAAAACCCGCGCCCAAATTGACATCAAAGTACCCGGCCTCGATGTGCTCTTCCTGGTGCAGGGACTGGCTCCCGCCCTGGGTGAATCCGGTTGGGCGGCGGCCTTTGCCGATCCGGGCGCGGCGGCCCTGGCCCGCCGCCGCTTGGGAAGCGTGGGCTACGACCTTCGGGGCCTCAGCGAACTGAAGTTGCGCGGCGGCGAGCATCGTGCCGTGCTCGTCGTCGAGCCGAGTGCTATCGAAGTCGAGATGGTCGAAGTCATCGCCGATCGCATGGCGGGCAAGCCCTTTATTCTGCTCAATTCGCGCTTGCAGGAGGCGGGGGTGGTGGGCATCGGCCTGGCAGGCAGGCAGCTGCGCGATCGGTTTCTGTCGACTTTTGAGATGGCCTATGCCATTCAGCCTTTTGAAGGGGGCAGCCTTTACCGGGCACACCCGGAGCCGTGGCAACTCTGGCGCGAAACCCCGGAGGGCGACTACACCAAAGTCGCCGACTTCGACACGCGCCCGCTGGGTGAAGACATCGACCGCGCCCTCTATCCCAAAAAAGGCGAGGCGTTGCTTGACGGATTGCGGCGCTTTCTGCGCGCCCTCGGCCAATAA
- a CDS encoding Uma2 family endonuclease, with protein MTGTLKAHTYPSGDGLPVAETFLHVYAILITLEVLKQYLEGTRATVLANQFLYYAPDFPTLRVAPDVMVIFGVEPGGRDNYKTWEERQVPSIIFEITSKHTQSKDQGEKKTLYAGLGVQEYWLFDPKGEWIAEQLQGYRLRSFEEESETISRYVPIADGTSEPLGLRLVVEGALIGFYRLDTGDKLLIPAELAARLKQEQLRAEQAEQRAELAERRAAALTERLRALGVDPDQP; from the coding sequence ATGACAGGCACTCTCAAAGCACACACCTACCCCAGTGGAGATGGACTGCCTGTGGCTGAGACCTTTCTCCATGTCTACGCCATCTTGATCACCCTCGAAGTCCTCAAGCAGTACCTCGAAGGCACCCGGGCCACCGTCCTCGCCAACCAGTTCCTGTACTACGCGCCGGACTTTCCGACCCTGCGCGTTGCCCCCGATGTCATGGTCATCTTCGGTGTCGAGCCCGGCGGACGCGACAATTACAAGACCTGGGAAGAAAGACAGGTACCCTCTATAATCTTCGAAATCACTTCCAAGCACACCCAGAGCAAAGACCAGGGGGAGAAAAAAACGCTCTACGCCGGACTGGGGGTTCAGGAATACTGGCTGTTCGACCCGAAGGGCGAGTGGATAGCCGAGCAGTTGCAGGGTTACAGACTGCGGAGCTTCGAAGAGGAAAGTGAAACAATCAGTCGCTACGTACCCATTGCCGACGGCACCAGCGAGCCGCTCGGCCTGCGGCTGGTCGTCGAAGGTGCCCTGATCGGCTTCTATCGCCTCGACACAGGAGACAAACTGCTTATCCCCGCAGAACTCGCAGCCAGGCTGAAGCAAGAACAACTACGTGCCGAGCAAGCCGAACAGCGGGCAGAGCTGGCGGAGCGGCGGGCAGCAGCCCTGACGGAGCGCCTGCGCGCCCTCGGCGTCGATCCGGACCAACCCTGA
- the trpD gene encoding anthranilate phosphoribosyltransferase, with the protein MMNEKHLQSLLICRLGGAALSEEAARELMEAWLAGEVPAALSGALLVAIAPLAITAGELAAMAKTLQEAAGAAPTGLPVLLDTCGTGGDGLGTFNISTAVAFVAAACGVPVAKHGARSASSRVGSADVLEHLGVHLSQERARVRAALDAVGITFLFAPGWHPALKAVAPVRRELGIRTVFNLLGPLVNPLVPTAQVLGVYHPSLVAPMAEALERLGRERFLVVHGGGGLDECSLTGPTALAGNLSGPICGSRLHPEELGLAAAPLEALAGGDVAENADILRRVLQGKGSRAQSEVVILNTAAALVAAGAAAGWMAGVTLARDCLADGAPWAKCEALIRFGNT; encoded by the coding sequence GTGATGAACGAAAAACATTTGCAGTCGTTGCTAATTTGTCGCCTGGGCGGCGCGGCGCTCTCGGAGGAAGCGGCCCGGGAACTGATGGAAGCGTGGCTGGCAGGGGAGGTGCCTGCCGCTCTCTCCGGTGCTCTGCTGGTGGCGATTGCGCCTTTGGCGATCACTGCAGGCGAACTGGCGGCGATGGCCAAGACGCTGCAAGAAGCTGCGGGCGCCGCCCCCACCGGGCTGCCGGTGCTGCTCGACACCTGCGGCACCGGCGGGGACGGGCTGGGAACATTTAATATCTCGACGGCAGTCGCCTTTGTGGCGGCGGCCTGCGGGGTACCCGTGGCCAAGCACGGTGCTCGCTCCGCCTCCAGCCGGGTCGGTTCGGCCGATGTGCTGGAGCACCTGGGAGTGCACCTCAGCCAGGAGCGCGCGCGCGTGCGCGCCGCCCTCGACGCGGTGGGGATCACCTTTTTGTTCGCCCCGGGCTGGCACCCGGCCTTAAAAGCCGTGGCACCCGTGCGCCGCGAACTGGGCATTCGTACAGTCTTCAATTTGCTCGGTCCCCTGGTCAATCCACTGGTGCCCACCGCCCAGGTGCTCGGGGTTTACCATCCGAGTCTGGTTGCGCCGATGGCCGAAGCGCTGGAACGGTTGGGCCGCGAGCGCTTCCTGGTTGTCCACGGCGGCGGGGGGCTCGACGAGTGCTCGCTCACGGGACCAACCGCCCTGGCGGGGAATCTGAGCGGTCCCATCTGCGGATCGCGCCTGCATCCCGAAGAACTGGGCCTGGCTGCCGCCCCGTTGGAAGCACTCGCCGGGGGGGATGTGGCAGAAAACGCCGACATCCTGCGCCGGGTGCTCCAGGGCAAAGGCAGCCGCGCCCAGAGCGAAGTGGTTATCCTCAACACCGCCGCCGCCCTGGTGGCCGCCGGTGCGGCGGCAGGCTGGATGGCCGGGGTAACCCTGGCCCGCGACTGTCTGGCGGACGGCGCTCCCTGGGCCAAGTGCGAGGCGCTTATCCGCTTCGGCAATACCTGA
- the lptC gene encoding LPS export ABC transporter periplasmic protein LptC produces the protein MSRRHRVPAALACLLLAACSGPPEPIPSQANESPLVLQNIVLSETTSRGGALVWELKAQRAEYSRDRSSASIQQIRGVFYEQGRKVLTVEAPRGEVRIAAREILLTGGVKALAPVRETAFDAERVQWFADRNRLEATGPVELRQPKDRVRVRGKRLVGDLAAQIYTLDGGVEGDSAVQKIALSAPSLTWSLQPNHVTAAGGVIARDLARQIRLVAPRAVWQVDQNRVVATAEGNRPVTAEQPANAARLQARQIIWDVPGRTLTGNGQVQAEIGRPVQLFDAARATYRIADNVLVANDGRYRKPGENTSVEGPVLEADFGRNTVRASGGRVVTRVLPEVIQK, from the coding sequence GTGAGCCGACGCCATCGGGTGCCGGCCGCTCTTGCCTGTCTGCTGCTTGCCGCCTGCTCAGGTCCGCCTGAACCGATTCCTTCCCAGGCCAACGAAAGCCCCCTGGTGCTGCAAAACATCGTCCTCAGTGAAACCACCAGCCGGGGCGGCGCCCTGGTGTGGGAACTCAAAGCTCAGCGCGCCGAATATAGCCGCGACCGCAGCAGCGCTTCCATTCAGCAGATTCGCGGAGTGTTCTACGAGCAGGGGCGCAAAGTGCTCACCGTCGAAGCGCCCAGAGGCGAGGTGCGCATCGCGGCGCGCGAAATCTTGCTCACCGGTGGCGTCAAGGCCCTTGCGCCCGTGCGCGAGACCGCCTTCGATGCCGAGCGGGTGCAGTGGTTTGCGGATCGCAACCGGCTGGAGGCCACCGGCCCGGTCGAACTGCGCCAGCCCAAAGACCGGGTGCGCGTGCGCGGAAAACGGCTCGTAGGCGACCTTGCCGCCCAAATTTATACCCTCGACGGCGGGGTCGAGGGCGATTCGGCCGTCCAAAAGATCGCGCTGAGCGCTCCAAGTCTCACCTGGAGCCTGCAGCCCAACCACGTTACGGCGGCAGGCGGCGTCATCGCTCGCGATCTGGCTCGGCAAATCCGGCTGGTGGCACCGCGGGCGGTCTGGCAAGTCGATCAAAACCGCGTCGTCGCCACGGCTGAGGGCAACCGGCCGGTCACCGCCGAGCAACCGGCCAACGCCGCCCGCCTCCAGGCGCGCCAGATTATCTGGGATGTGCCCGGGCGCACCCTCACCGGCAATGGCCAGGTGCAAGCCGAAATAGGCAGGCCCGTCCAGCTGTTCGACGCCGCCCGGGCCACCTACCGCATTGCCGACAACGTGTTGGTGGCGAACGACGGGCGCTACCGCAAGCCGGGCGAGAATACCAGTGTCGAAGGCCCCGTGCTCGAGGCCGACTTTGGACGCAACACCGTGCGCGCCAGCGGCGGCCGGGTGGTGACACGCGTCCTGCCCGAAGTGATTCAAAAGTGA
- a CDS encoding glycosyltransferase family 2 protein has protein sequence MFFSVVIPTYNRLAILTKCLEAMEAQRWEGRYEIVVVDDGSTDGTVAFLQDHPERFSHVRLLVQDHRGPAAARNLGVAGARGDTVIFIDSDLVVTPVFLEFHARALEEHAGDAVFTYGRVVNTCNFEHPESEPYKITDFSAAYFATGNVAIARRWLEKAGPFDEAFSLYGWEDLELGVRLKKLGLKLVKCPEAVGYHWHPPFTLKQLPSLIQKEYERGRMGVVFYRKHPSWDVRMMIQMTPLHQALWGLLSLGGRLNEKTMAPLLQYLIDRGKPQLALELARVFLNWYNVRGVYAAYREAGS, from the coding sequence GTGTTTTTTAGCGTCGTTATTCCCACCTACAATCGGCTTGCCATCCTCACCAAGTGCCTCGAGGCCATGGAGGCGCAGCGCTGGGAGGGCCGCTACGAGATAGTCGTCGTCGACGACGGTTCGACCGACGGCACGGTGGCATTTTTGCAAGATCACCCCGAGCGCTTCAGCCATGTGCGCCTGCTGGTGCAAGATCATCGCGGCCCGGCGGCGGCGCGCAATCTGGGAGTTGCCGGCGCCCGGGGAGACACCGTTATCTTTATCGACTCGGATCTGGTGGTTACACCCGTGTTTCTCGAATTCCACGCCCGCGCCCTCGAAGAGCACGCGGGCGACGCAGTCTTCACCTACGGCCGGGTGGTCAACACGTGCAACTTCGAGCACCCCGAGTCGGAGCCCTACAAAATCACCGATTTTTCGGCCGCGTATTTTGCCACCGGCAACGTCGCCATTGCCCGCCGCTGGCTCGAAAAAGCCGGCCCCTTCGACGAAGCCTTCAGCCTCTACGGGTGGGAAGACCTCGAACTGGGGGTGCGACTCAAAAAACTCGGACTCAAGCTCGTCAAATGCCCGGAGGCCGTGGGCTATCACTGGCATCCACCCTTCACCCTCAAGCAATTGCCTTCCCTCATCCAAAAAGAGTACGAGCGCGGCCGGATGGGGGTGGTCTTTTACCGCAAGCACCCGAGTTGGGATGTGCGCATGATGATCCAGATGACGCCGCTGCACCAGGCGCTGTGGGGGCTGCTTTCGTTGGGCGGCCGGCTCAACGAAAAAACGATGGCGCCGCTGTTGCAGTATCTCATCGACCGCGGCAAACCGCAGCTGGCGCTGGAATTGGCGCGGGTGTTTCTCAACTGGTACAACGTGCGGGGGGTCTACGCCGCCTATCGCGAAGCGGGTTCGTGA
- a CDS encoding response regulator transcription factor, giving the protein MLAPPVVRSTRRASLLLLEMDQVLAEQLGERLRQVGFRVSLSPGTQKSESALALVQLENPDLIILAAGPGGLRLCRALRQATYSLPVLLLSDGETISERVAGLDVGADDYIVSPFDIAALVDRIQCQLKRVQGRESGVLRLADLIVNTRTREVRRGGQLIELTAREYDLLHYLIEHAREVLSRERILLNVWGESFDGESNIVEVYIRYLRLKIEREGEKKLIHTVRSVGYSLRD; this is encoded by the coding sequence ATGCTCGCTCCGCCCGTCGTCCGCTCGACTCGCCGCGCTTCGCTGCTGCTGCTTGAAATGGACCAGGTTCTCGCCGAGCAACTTGGCGAACGGTTGCGCCAGGTCGGCTTTCGGGTGAGCCTCAGCCCCGGGACGCAAAAAAGCGAAAGCGCTTTGGCCCTGGTGCAGCTCGAAAATCCCGACTTGATCATTCTGGCGGCCGGTCCCGGCGGCTTGCGCCTGTGTCGCGCTCTGCGCCAAGCCACCTACAGTCTGCCGGTCTTGCTCCTCAGCGACGGCGAGACGATCTCCGAACGGGTGGCGGGTCTCGATGTGGGTGCCGACGACTACATCGTTTCGCCTTTTGACATCGCCGCCCTGGTCGACCGCATCCAATGCCAGCTCAAGCGCGTCCAGGGCCGAGAGAGCGGGGTGCTGCGCCTAGCCGATCTCATTGTCAACACCCGCACCCGGGAGGTGCGCCGCGGCGGGCAGCTTATCGAACTGACCGCCCGCGAGTACGATTTGCTCCACTACCTGATCGAACACGCCCGCGAGGTGCTGTCGCGCGAGCGGATCCTCCTCAACGTCTGGGGCGAAAGTTTTGACGGTGAATCGAACATCGTCGAAGTCTACATACGCTACTTGCGCCTCAAAATCGAGCGCGAAGGCGAGAAAAAACTCATCCACACCGTGCGCAGCGTCGGCTACAGCCTGCGCGACTAG
- a CDS encoding Crp/Fnr family transcriptional regulator yields MSNRDAQQDFRLLLEELYRERTLRFFKAGQSIPLRNQEIWIVYRGLVQLATLQPSGDEALLGLAGSLMPLGRSLTLLEPYHAVALTNVDLLRLTTEEIHSSPRLARELTEQMARRLRQAEALLALAGKRLVIDRLQGFLYLLAHEFGHPTGEGIRIDVRLTHQQFANALGTTRVTVTRFLGELKYRGLIEIGADRRIYLKEPQRLAAASCF; encoded by the coding sequence ATGTCGAACCGGGACGCACAACAGGATTTCCGCCTGCTGCTCGAGGAACTGTACCGGGAGAGAACCCTGCGCTTTTTTAAGGCCGGACAGAGCATCCCCTTGCGCAACCAGGAAATCTGGATTGTCTACCGGGGATTGGTACAACTGGCGACGCTGCAACCGAGCGGCGACGAGGCGCTGTTGGGACTGGCGGGTTCGCTGATGCCGTTGGGCCGTTCGCTGACGCTGCTGGAGCCTTATCATGCCGTGGCGCTCACCAACGTCGATTTGCTCAGGCTGACCACCGAGGAGATCCACTCCAGCCCACGGCTGGCGCGCGAATTGACCGAACAGATGGCCCGCCGCCTGCGCCAGGCGGAAGCCCTGCTGGCGCTGGCGGGCAAGCGCCTGGTGATCGATCGGCTCCAGGGCTTTTTGTACCTGCTTGCCCACGAATTCGGTCATCCCACCGGCGAAGGTATCCGCATCGATGTGCGCCTCACCCACCAGCAATTTGCCAACGCCCTGGGGACTACACGGGTGACGGTGACCCGCTTTTTGGGCGAACTCAAATACCGCGGTCTCATCGAAATAGGCGCCGACCGCCGCATCTATCTCAAGGAACCCCAGCGGCTGGCGGCGGCCAGTTGTTTTTAA